A section of the Triplophysa dalaica isolate WHDGS20190420 chromosome 8, ASM1584641v1, whole genome shotgun sequence genome encodes:
- the c8h3orf38 gene encoding uncharacterized protein C3orf38 homolog isoform X1 has translation MLSITMSKLSVKEQSGCKKLLKLLSEEDLLALKDTVTNRLIDVVSAEEAIDAIIIYSQDAEELLKRKKVQRDLIFKYLASEGVVILPNPEKHQLIRRTLEFWSSGEMVENTVSSREIGDGLSDLTALGKQFCQWFFSLLNSQNPTHGQVLQEWGPQHFWPDVRLNLLLCTGEQRVDEFNGAELVSQRLYALVGQERLSFCPNLEGFGLKCISSSHGLVLVAVAGTIHRDNAFLGIFDQVFGLIRSPQDNNHWKIKFVNVKVKSQSDFSERQLPIITYNSSELLRLCE, from the exons ATGCTCAGCATAACTATGTCAAAGTTGTCCGTGAAAGAACAGAGTGGCTGTAAAAAACTGTTGAAATTGTTATCTGAAGAGGACTTGTTGGCTCTTAAAGATACAGTAACGAATCGACTGATTGATGTCGTTAGTGCAGAAG AGGCCATTGACGCCATAATAATTTACTCTCAAGATGCAGAAGAACTCCTGAAGAGAAAGAAGGTCCAACGTGATCTCATTTTTAAGTATCTTGCCAGCGAGGGGGTTGTCATTCTTCCTAACCCTGAAAAACATCAGTTAATCAGAAGGACCCTTGAGTTTTGGTCATCTGGGGAG ATGGTTGAGAACACTGTTTCTTCACGTGAGATTGGAGATGGATTATCAGACCTTACAGCTTTGGGTAAGCAGTTTTGTCAGTGGTTCTTCAGCCTTCTCAACTCTCAGAACCCCACACATGGGCAGGTGTTACAGGAGTGGGGTCCTCAGCATTTCTGGCCTGATGTAAGACTAAACCTTCTCTTATGCACTGGAGAGCAGCGTGTAGATGAGTTTAATGGCGCAGAGCTGGTTAGTCAGCGGCTTTACGCTCTTGTTGGACAAGAACGTCTGTCCTTCTGTCCAAACCTGGAGGGATttggattaaaatgtatttcttcatCTCATGGATTGGTGTTAGTGGCAGTAGCAGGAACCATCCACCGTGACAATGCCTTTCTTGGAATTTTTGACCAAGTGTTTGGGCTTATTCGATCACCACAGGACAATAATCACTGGAAGATAAAGTTTGTAAATGTGAAAGTAAAATCACAAAGTGACTTTTCTGAAAGACAGTTACCAATAATTACATACAACTCGAGTGAGTTGCTGAGACTTTGTGAATGA
- the c8h3orf38 gene encoding uncharacterized protein C3orf38 homolog isoform X2 — protein sequence MFAGSRLLPSILLRCVTVVPKPGRKERHAVGESSPPSGLAVPESSGSADEGRTPVAARSGGSGETEVHSAATVKTSVERRPLLPRPWVEVGWLSSKWERGGCRRPPEAGACVRPPRGRSRGRKCRVSHRLPEAGACVRPPKGEEQGTGNPPRLPDKGGATAGRQGADGRAVHRSPRATARHREGEYSGWLRNERQHVGEPDFFSPSLPSLFPVAPRAPVSVVSSRRCIPPTPPPPREGEGACTVAVVPPGL from the coding sequence atgtttgccggttcccgcctccttccttccattttattgagatgtgttacagtggtgccgaaacccgggaggaaggagagacatgctgtcggagagtcctcgccgccgagtggcctcgcggtgccggagagttcgggcagcgcggacgaagggcgtacgccagtggctgcccgaagcggtggctctggggaaacggaagtgcacagtgcggccaccgtcaaaacttcggtggaacggcgacctttgctgccgcgcccctgggtcgaggtggggtggctttcgtccaaatgggagcgggggggttgccgccgtccgccagaggccggagcctgtgtccgtcccccgagggggaggagcagggggcggaagtgccgggtgagccaccgcctgccagaggccggagcctgcgtccgtccgcccaagggggaggaacaggggacggggaacccgccccgactcccggataaaggaggagccaccgccggccgccagggggcggacggtcgagccgtccaccgaagccccagggccaccgcaaggcaccgcgaaggagagtactccggctggttgaggaacgagcggcagcatgtcggggaaccggattttttttccccctctctcccctctctctttccggtcgctccgagggctcccgtctccgttgtctcgtctcgtcgctgcataccccccaccccaccccccccgagggagggggagggagcttgcacagtcgcggtggtaccccccggcctgtga